Proteins encoded in a region of the Sulfitobacter alexandrii genome:
- a CDS encoding M20 aminoacylase family protein encodes MSIIPMISDFHADMTAWRRDFHANPELNYEEERTSDRVASLLESWGIEVHRGFGKTGVVGVLRQGNGPGAIGLRADMDALPMQEQSELPYKSTKDGVMHACGHDGHTTMLLGAARYLAETRNFSGTVVFIFQPAEERGSGGKAMIADGLFEKFPCDTVWAVHNTPTLPKGTVAVRSGPVMAAVDGMRILIKGKGCHGARPHAGNDPISVGVQLHTAFQHVVTKNIDPVETALVNVTQFHAGTAVNVVPPTAELAATIRTFSEDVRQTIKRRVHEVVRGMEAVYGVEIDLDYRMGCAPTVNTVTEAETADRVLSGIVGSEAVQRDNPPTAGGEDFADMLAVLPGAYVHIGAGKTDQDPGLHHPSYDFNDEILPIGASYFAALVEDQLRQDT; translated from the coding sequence ATGTCCATTATACCGATGATCTCGGACTTTCATGCCGACATGACGGCGTGGCGTCGCGACTTTCATGCGAATCCGGAATTGAACTACGAGGAAGAACGCACCTCCGACCGCGTTGCATCCCTGCTCGAGAGTTGGGGTATCGAAGTTCATCGCGGTTTCGGCAAGACCGGCGTGGTGGGCGTGCTGCGGCAGGGCAACGGGCCGGGTGCCATCGGATTGCGCGCCGACATGGATGCGTTGCCGATGCAGGAGCAATCCGAATTGCCCTACAAATCCACCAAGGACGGCGTGATGCATGCCTGCGGCCATGACGGCCATACGACGATGCTACTGGGGGCGGCACGGTATCTGGCCGAAACGCGCAATTTCTCGGGCACGGTAGTGTTCATCTTTCAACCCGCCGAAGAACGCGGATCGGGTGGCAAGGCGATGATCGCCGACGGACTGTTCGAGAAGTTTCCATGCGATACCGTATGGGCCGTGCATAATACGCCGACCCTTCCCAAGGGGACGGTCGCCGTGCGGTCGGGCCCGGTGATGGCGGCGGTGGACGGGATGCGTATCCTGATCAAGGGGAAGGGATGCCACGGCGCACGGCCCCATGCGGGCAACGACCCGATTTCGGTCGGGGTGCAGTTGCACACCGCCTTCCAGCACGTGGTCACCAAGAATATCGACCCGGTGGAAACCGCGCTGGTCAACGTCACGCAGTTCCATGCAGGGACCGCGGTCAACGTGGTGCCCCCCACCGCGGAGCTTGCCGCGACCATCCGCACCTTCAGCGAGGATGTCCGCCAGACCATCAAGCGGCGCGTTCACGAGGTCGTCCGGGGTATGGAGGCCGTTTATGGCGTCGAGATCGATCTCGACTACCGGATGGGTTGCGCACCGACGGTCAACACGGTCACCGAAGCGGAGACCGCCGACCGCGTGCTGTCCGGGATCGTCGGGAGCGAGGCGGTCCAGCGGGACAACCCGCCCACGGCGGGGGGTGAGGACTTTGCCGACATGCTGGCGGTGCTGCCCGGGGCCTATGTCCATATCGGCGCCGGAAAGACCGATCAGGATCCGGGTCTTCATCACCCCTCGTACGACTTCAACGACGAAATCCTCCCGATCGGGGCCTCCTACTTTGCGGCGCTGGTCGAGGATCAATTGCGCCAGGACACCTGA
- a CDS encoding ABC transporter permease, with amino-acid sequence MFRFVSGRLAQSLLVMFLVAAVAFSLFGFVGDPIRQMITEDASQAEIERLRDMMGLNDPVIEQFWRYISGAVQGDFGVSYFHKRPVGALIAERLPATFELAGLSVLLSIVIGIPLGVYTGLNRNGRIARLLMAVSLVGISIPTFLIGILLIYLFSVILGWLPSFGRGETVSVLGGYWTTGFLTSSGLQSLILPSITLALFQTTLILRLVRAEMLDVMRTDYIKFARARGLGKRTVNFRHALKNTLMPVVTVIGLQLGGVIAFAIITETVFQWPGMGRLFLQSIQQVDIPVMSAYLIMIAFFFVVINLITDLTYYAIDPRLRTNALKGNAHA; translated from the coding sequence ATGTTCCGTTTTGTTTCGGGCCGGCTGGCCCAGTCCCTTCTTGTCATGTTCCTTGTTGCGGCCGTTGCATTCTCCCTCTTCGGTTTCGTGGGGGACCCGATCCGCCAGATGATCACCGAAGACGCGTCGCAGGCCGAGATCGAACGCCTGCGCGACATGATGGGTCTGAACGACCCGGTCATCGAACAGTTCTGGCGCTACATCAGCGGCGCCGTGCAGGGCGACTTCGGCGTCTCCTACTTTCACAAGCGCCCTGTCGGCGCATTGATCGCCGAGCGGCTGCCCGCGACCTTCGAACTGGCCGGTCTTTCGGTGTTGTTGTCCATCGTGATCGGCATCCCGCTGGGGGTCTACACCGGGCTCAACCGCAACGGCCGCATCGCGCGGCTGCTGATGGCGGTCTCCCTCGTGGGGATCTCCATCCCCACGTTCCTGATCGGCATCCTGCTGATCTATCTCTTCTCCGTCATCCTCGGCTGGCTTCCGTCGTTCGGGCGCGGCGAGACGGTGAGCGTGCTGGGCGGCTACTGGACCACCGGTTTCCTGACCTCGTCGGGCCTGCAATCGCTCATCCTGCCTTCGATCACCCTCGCGCTGTTCCAGACCACGCTGATCCTGCGGCTGGTGCGGGCCGAGATGCTGGATGTCATGCGTACCGACTACATCAAGTTCGCCCGCGCCCGCGGTCTGGGCAAGAGGACGGTCAACTTTCGCCATGCACTGAAGAATACGCTGATGCCGGTGGTCACCGTGATCGGCCTGCAGCTGGGCGGCGTCATCGCCTTCGCGATCATCACCGAGACGGTATTTCAATGGCCGGGCATGGGGCGGTTGTTCCTGCAGTCGATACAGCAGGTCGATATCCCCGTGATGTCCGCCTACCTGATCATGATCGCCTTCTTCTTCGTGGTCATCAATCTCATCACCGATCTGACGTATTACGCGATCGATCCGCGCCTGCGGACCAACGCCCTGAAGGGGAATGCCCATGCCTGA
- a CDS encoding ABC transporter substrate-binding protein encodes MKPIHCLTASALAGIAALAVAGPATAQDNVLRWSSQAAISNLDPHGTTGALPLSILGNVYEPLVGRDADMQLEPVLAESWEVVNPTTWRFKLRDGVTFHNGNTFNADDVIFSMERVGNKYSFLRDRVAMIEEMNKIDDLTIEFVTKVPYPILPESWTSIYMMDKEWSEENDATVPSNTVENIESFAGQQSNGTGPFTVVERVPETRTVFEPYENYWDEITHNLDQVVYLPITQDGTRVAALLSGEIDMMFPVPLQDIDRLQAGEETEVLIQPELRTIMLGMDQRRDDALQTEPEGNPFKDKRVRKAIYQAIDIDGIQEKIMNGLSEPAATLISPLLFAPAGKMERYPYDPEASRKLLAEAGYPDGFKTALVCTNNRYVNDERICQAVTSMLARVGIDVELRTMNVTQYWKVVGRPVQEFAMYMMGWTPGGLDSYSVLFNLMGSWDEESGRGRINNGDFANDRIDEIVAAVESETDQVKRDALIQEAYQIVHDEVFYLPLHQQAVVWGVRKGVEVVQRPDDYFQYKTARITR; translated from the coding sequence ATGAAACCCATTCATTGTCTCACGGCATCTGCCCTGGCGGGGATCGCAGCGCTGGCCGTCGCAGGGCCCGCCACGGCACAGGACAACGTCCTGCGCTGGTCGTCGCAGGCTGCCATATCCAATCTTGACCCGCACGGCACCACCGGCGCGCTGCCGCTTTCGATCCTTGGCAACGTCTATGAACCGCTGGTCGGAAGGGACGCCGACATGCAGCTCGAACCGGTGCTGGCCGAAAGCTGGGAAGTGGTGAACCCCACCACATGGCGGTTCAAGCTGCGCGACGGCGTGACGTTTCACAACGGCAACACCTTCAACGCGGACGACGTGATCTTTTCGATGGAGCGCGTCGGCAACAAGTACTCGTTCCTGCGCGACCGGGTGGCGATGATCGAGGAGATGAACAAGATCGACGATCTGACCATCGAGTTCGTGACCAAGGTGCCCTATCCGATCCTGCCGGAAAGCTGGACCTCCATCTACATGATGGACAAGGAATGGTCCGAGGAGAATGACGCCACGGTCCCCTCCAACACGGTGGAGAACATCGAAAGCTTCGCCGGGCAGCAGTCCAACGGTACCGGTCCCTTCACCGTCGTGGAGCGCGTGCCGGAGACCCGGACGGTTTTCGAACCCTACGAGAACTACTGGGACGAGATCACGCACAACCTGGACCAGGTGGTCTATCTGCCGATCACGCAGGACGGCACCCGTGTCGCGGCGCTGCTGTCGGGCGAGATCGACATGATGTTCCCGGTTCCCCTGCAGGACATCGACCGTTTGCAGGCGGGAGAGGAGACCGAGGTGCTGATCCAGCCCGAGCTGCGCACGATCATGCTGGGGATGGATCAACGCCGCGACGACGCCTTGCAGACTGAACCCGAAGGCAACCCCTTCAAGGACAAGCGGGTGCGCAAGGCGATCTACCAGGCCATCGACATCGACGGCATTCAGGAAAAGATCATGAACGGCCTGTCCGAACCCGCGGCGACCCTGATCTCGCCGCTGCTGTTCGCGCCGGCGGGCAAGATGGAGCGCTATCCCTACGACCCCGAGGCGTCGCGCAAGCTGCTGGCGGAGGCGGGATACCCGGACGGGTTCAAGACCGCGCTGGTATGCACCAACAACAGATACGTGAACGATGAACGCATCTGCCAGGCCGTCACCTCCATGCTGGCGCGGGTGGGCATCGACGTCGAACTTCGGACCATGAACGTCACCCAGTACTGGAAGGTCGTGGGCCGGCCCGTGCAGGAATTCGCGATGTACATGATGGGCTGGACGCCCGGCGGGCTCGACAGCTACTCGGTCCTGTTCAACCTGATGGGCAGCTGGGACGAGGAATCCGGACGCGGCCGCATCAACAACGGCGACTTCGCCAACGACCGCATCGACGAGATCGTCGCCGCGGTGGAAAGCGAAACCGACCAGGTCAAGCGTGACGCCCTGATCCAGGAAGCCTACCAGATCGTCCACGACGAGGTGTTCTATCTCCCGCTGCACCAGCAGGCGGTGGTCTGGGGCGTGCGCAAGGGTGTCGAAGTGGTCCAGCGGCCAGACGACTACTTCCAGTACAAGACGGCCCGCATCACGCGCTGA